One genomic segment of Occultella kanbiaonis includes these proteins:
- the ffh gene encoding signal recognition particle protein, with protein MFASLSDRLSATFKSLRGKGRLSEADIETTVSQIRRALLDADVAVPAVRAFTSAVRERATSAEVSQALNPAQQIVKIVNEQLIEILGGESRELAFAKHPPTVIMLAGLQGAGKTTLAGKLGKWLKEEGHTPLLVASDLQRPNAVTQLQVVGGQAGVPVWAPEPGNGVGNPIEVARSGVAHAREKYYDVVVVDTAGRLGVDAELMQQAADIRDAVNPDEILFVVDAMIGQDAVTTAQAFADGVGFTGVVLSKLDGDARGGAALSIRTVTGKPVLFASTGEKLTDFERFHPDRMASRILDMGDVLTLIEQAEKAFDEGQAEEMANKIAGDGDFTLQDFLGYMQQMKQLGSMKKMLGMLPGMGQMREQLENFDEREVVRVEAMVQSMTPAERQNPKIINGSRRSRIAKGSGSTVSEINGLLDRFEQAKTMMRSMARGGMKGGMPGMGGLPGMGGMPGGGKKSRGRMAPPPKRGKKGKSGNPAKRAQQEREAAERASAPANAPAGSAFGMGSADPTTVDPSALELPKGFEKFLGR; from the coding sequence GTGTTCGCCAGCCTCTCCGATCGGCTCTCCGCCACCTTCAAGTCGCTACGTGGCAAGGGGCGGTTGTCCGAAGCGGACATCGAGACCACCGTCTCGCAGATCCGCCGGGCCCTGCTCGACGCCGACGTCGCGGTCCCGGCAGTCCGTGCGTTCACCTCCGCCGTGCGCGAGCGGGCCACCTCGGCCGAGGTGTCGCAGGCGCTGAACCCGGCGCAGCAGATCGTCAAGATCGTCAACGAGCAGCTCATCGAGATCCTCGGTGGCGAGAGCCGCGAGCTGGCCTTCGCCAAGCACCCGCCGACCGTGATCATGCTGGCCGGACTGCAGGGTGCCGGTAAGACGACGCTCGCCGGAAAGCTCGGCAAGTGGCTGAAGGAGGAGGGCCACACCCCGCTGCTGGTGGCCTCGGACCTGCAGCGACCCAACGCCGTCACCCAGCTGCAGGTGGTCGGCGGCCAGGCCGGCGTGCCCGTGTGGGCGCCCGAGCCGGGCAACGGCGTCGGGAACCCGATCGAGGTCGCCCGCAGCGGTGTGGCGCACGCGCGGGAGAAGTACTACGACGTCGTCGTCGTCGACACCGCCGGCCGCCTCGGTGTCGACGCCGAGCTGATGCAGCAGGCCGCGGACATCCGCGACGCCGTGAACCCGGACGAGATCCTGTTCGTGGTCGACGCCATGATCGGTCAGGACGCGGTCACCACCGCCCAGGCGTTCGCGGACGGCGTCGGGTTCACCGGGGTGGTGCTCTCCAAGCTCGACGGCGACGCCCGCGGTGGTGCGGCGCTGTCCATCCGGACCGTCACCGGCAAGCCGGTCCTGTTCGCCTCGACCGGTGAGAAGCTCACCGACTTCGAGCGCTTCCACCCGGACCGGATGGCCTCGCGCATCCTGGACATGGGCGACGTCCTGACCCTCATCGAGCAGGCCGAGAAGGCGTTCGACGAGGGCCAGGCCGAGGAGATGGCCAACAAGATCGCCGGCGACGGCGACTTCACGCTGCAGGACTTCCTCGGCTACATGCAGCAGATGAAGCAACTCGGCTCGATGAAGAAGATGCTCGGCATGCTGCCGGGCATGGGCCAGATGCGTGAGCAGCTGGAGAACTTCGACGAGCGTGAGGTCGTGCGGGTCGAGGCCATGGTCCAGTCCATGACCCCGGCCGAGCGCCAGAACCCGAAGATCATCAACGGCTCCCGCCGGTCCCGGATCGCGAAGGGATCCGGTTCCACCGTGAGCGAGATCAACGGGCTCCTGGACCGCTTCGAGCAGGCGAAGACCATGATGCGCTCGATGGCTCGGGGCGGGATGAAGGGCGGCATGCCCGGGATGGGTGGCCTGCCCGGCATGGGTGGGATGCCCGGCGGTGGGAAGAAGTCCCGTGGCCGGATGGCCCCGCCGCCCAAGCGTGGCAAGAAGGGCAAGTCCGGGAACCCCGCCAAGCGTGCGCAGCAGGAGCGGGAGGCCGCCGAGCGTGCGTCCGCCCCGGCGAACGCACCCGCCGGGTCCGCGTTCGGGATGGGCTCGGCGGACCCGACCACCGTGGACCCCTCGGCGCTCGAGCTGCCGAAGGGCTTCGAGAAGTTCCTCGGCCGCTGA
- a CDS encoding amidohydrolase family protein, with protein MTSSGDAIALTGTIVADGEREYGRAWVRDGRLTLDEPASGPTAAVTISGWVLPGLVDLHCHLGLGPDGAVDEATTLAQAATDLAAGTLLVRDAGSPIDSRWLQHAPAGSPSRAGDAAARPAAPAVRPRPRVDAPELIRAGHHLARPKRYLRHYATELDDVADLPVAMAEQAAFGDGWVKIVGDWIDRARGADSDLEPLWPADVLAAGIAAAHDAGARVTVHTFATETVDPLLDAGVDCLEHGTGLTPAQIERAAAAGVAVVPTLLQIHRFEAIAAQGQAKYPRYAARMRAMHARRYAQVRDLHDAGVRLFLGTDAGGTIGHGRIADEAAELVRAGLTAAQVVAAASWLARDYLGRPGIADGAPADVVVYPADPREDIAVLAHPSAVIRAGHLLAR; from the coding sequence ATGACCTCCTCCGGCGACGCGATCGCGCTCACCGGCACGATCGTCGCCGACGGCGAGCGCGAGTACGGGCGCGCCTGGGTTCGCGACGGGCGTCTCACCCTCGATGAGCCCGCATCGGGCCCGACGGCGGCGGTCACCATCTCCGGGTGGGTGCTGCCGGGACTGGTGGACCTGCACTGCCACCTCGGCCTCGGCCCGGACGGCGCAGTCGACGAGGCCACGACCCTGGCCCAGGCCGCGACCGACCTCGCCGCCGGGACCCTGCTCGTGCGCGACGCCGGTTCGCCCATCGACTCCCGCTGGCTGCAGCACGCCCCGGCCGGGAGCCCGTCGCGAGCGGGTGACGCGGCGGCGCGACCGGCGGCTCCGGCCGTGCGACCACGCCCTCGTGTGGACGCGCCGGAGCTGATCAGAGCCGGCCACCACCTCGCCCGGCCGAAGCGGTACCTGCGCCACTACGCCACGGAACTCGACGACGTCGCCGACCTGCCCGTCGCGATGGCCGAGCAGGCCGCCTTCGGTGACGGCTGGGTGAAGATCGTGGGGGACTGGATCGACCGGGCTCGCGGGGCCGACAGCGACCTCGAACCGCTCTGGCCGGCGGACGTGTTGGCCGCGGGCATCGCCGCCGCGCACGACGCCGGCGCGCGCGTCACGGTGCACACGTTCGCGACCGAGACCGTCGACCCGCTGCTGGACGCCGGCGTGGACTGCCTCGAGCACGGGACCGGGCTGACCCCCGCCCAGATCGAGCGCGCCGCGGCCGCGGGCGTCGCGGTGGTCCCGACGCTGCTGCAGATCCACCGGTTCGAGGCGATCGCGGCCCAGGGCCAGGCGAAGTACCCGCGCTACGCGGCCCGGATGCGGGCGATGCACGCGCGGCGGTACGCGCAGGTCCGCGACCTCCACGACGCCGGGGTGCGGCTGTTCCTCGGCACCGACGCCGGCGGCACCATCGGGCACGGCCGGATCGCCGACGAGGCCGCCGAACTGGTCCGGGCCGGCCTGACCGCCGCCCAGGTGGTGGCCGCGGCCAGCTGGCTGGCCCGTGATTACCTCGGCCGTCCGGGCATCGCCGACGGTGCGCCCGCGGACGTCGTCGTCTACCCGGCCGACCCCCGCGAGGACATCGCCGTCCTCGCCCACCCGAGCGCCGTCATTCGCGCCGGGCACCTGCTAGCGCGCTGA